A genomic segment from Nicotiana tabacum cultivar K326 chromosome 7, ASM71507v2, whole genome shotgun sequence encodes:
- the LOC107823799 gene encoding tryptophan synthase alpha chain, giving the protein MASFLKATHFIHSSNKLEYYAFPHSYNNTQRLKISTSVKPPMAALTTAPTVGLSETFARLRKQGKVALIPYITAGDPDMSTTAEALKVLDRCGSDIIELGVPYSDPLADGPVIQAAATRSLSRGTNFPKVLSMLKDVVPQLSCPIALFTYYNPILKRGTEKFMATVRDAGVHGLVVPDVPLEETETLRKEAARHNIELVLLTTPTTPTVRMKAITEASEGFVYLVSSIGVTGARESVSSKVQSLLIDIKEATSKPVAVGFGISKPEHVKQVAGWGADGVIVGSAMVRILGEAKSPEEGLKELEVFATSLKSALS; this is encoded by the exons ATGGCATCTTTTCTGAAAGCAACCCACTTCATTCACTCCAGTAACAAGCTTGAATATTACGCGTTTCCTCACTCCTATAATAATACCCAAAGACTCAAGATTTCAACTTCAGTCaaacctcccatggctgccctcaccACCGCACCAACTGTTGGACTTTCTGAAACTTTCGCTCGATTGAGGAAACAAGGCAAA GTGGCATTAATTCCATATATCACTGCTGGGGATCCTGACATGTCAACAACTGCAGAAGCACTGAAAGTGCTCGATCGATGTGGTTCGGATATCATAGAACTAGGAGTACCTTACTCTGATCCGTTGGCTGATGGTCCAGTCATCCAG GCTGCTGCTACAAGATCACTGAGTAGAGGGACCAATTTTCCCAAAGTCTTATCAATGCTAAAAGAC GTTGTGCCTCAGTTGTCCTGTCCAATTGCCTTGTTCACATATTATAATCCAATACTTAAGCGCGGTACTGAAAAGTTCATGGCCACTGTGAGAGATGCTGGTGTACATG GACTTGTTGTTCCAGATGTCCCTCTCGAGGAAACTGAAACTTTAAGAAAGGAAGCTGCTAGGCATAATATTGAATTG GTATTGCTTACAACACCAACTACTCCAACAGTTCGTATGAAGGCCATTACTGAAGCTTCGGAAGGATTTGTGTATCTT GTGAGCTCAATCGGAGTTACTGGAGCTCGTGAATCTGTAAGTTCGAAGGTTCAATCGCTCCTGATCGACATTAAAGAG GCAACATCTAAACCGGTGGCAGTCGGATTTGGTATATCAAAACCCGAGCATGTCAAACAG GTGGCAGGATGGGGAGCTGATGGTGTGATTGTTGGCAGTGCGATGGTAAGAATATTAGGTGAAGCAAAATCCCCCGAAGAAGGCTTAAAGGAATTAGAGGTCTTTGCGACATCTTTAAAATCTGCACTCTCTTGA